A stretch of Cellulosilyticum sp. I15G10I2 DNA encodes these proteins:
- a CDS encoding VanW family protein: MSINRTFKWTMLIVIVIISGLSIGAITYIYTKVSEFDKVFAERVLINETNISGLTRMEAYQKIQDSLNKQTENKNLVIYKGDISYKIPFSNLGSEYNMEEVLDQAYAVGHQGNLFEKYRYMKNPPQKDTVFDLKHIYDKEKIHQTVEAYSSKFHIAPIDATIERKDRQFIVTPELEGQELDLVATVEKIFTVLDSEPEADIKIEAEVNKIPAKYTSESFKDIQSIVASFTTSFNNADANRNTNLAVAAHKINTMLLPGEVFSLAKQLEPINYNSGYRASKVIVNGRLEDGIGGGICQIASTLYNSLLLTNLDITMRQNHSLPVAYVPLGRDATYATNAIDFKFKNTTDYPLFIESYCENNKVYVNLFAHPSVKSEYEIKFDSVTTEVINPPAPKYIEDPELAQGTKVEELKALSGKKVKLYKLYYKENTLVKKELVNNSYYRPRGATIRVGTRIDTPVFNPDNPELPHTNESSENQPLTPIEPPSQDPIINDSTLLNLFEEIIH; encoded by the coding sequence ATGAGTATCAATCGTACTTTCAAATGGACTATGCTTATTGTTATTGTAATCATTAGTGGCCTTTCGATCGGTGCCATTACTTACATATACACAAAAGTTTCTGAGTTTGATAAAGTATTTGCTGAGCGCGTATTAATTAATGAAACAAATATAAGTGGACTTACTCGGATGGAAGCCTATCAAAAAATACAAGATAGCTTAAATAAACAAACTGAAAACAAAAATTTAGTTATATATAAAGGAGATATTTCTTATAAAATCCCTTTTAGCAATTTAGGCTCTGAATATAATATGGAAGAAGTATTAGACCAAGCGTATGCAGTTGGCCATCAAGGGAACTTGTTTGAAAAATACCGCTATATGAAAAATCCACCTCAAAAAGATACTGTATTTGATCTAAAACATATTTATGATAAAGAGAAAATTCATCAGACAGTAGAAGCTTATAGTTCTAAATTTCATATAGCACCTATAGACGCTACCATTGAGAGAAAAGACAGGCAATTTATTGTTACACCCGAGTTAGAAGGACAAGAATTAGATTTAGTTGCTACAGTAGAGAAAATATTTACCGTACTGGATTCTGAACCTGAAGCCGATATTAAGATTGAGGCTGAAGTCAATAAAATCCCTGCAAAGTATACAAGTGAGTCTTTTAAAGACATCCAAAGTATCGTTGCAAGTTTCACCACCTCTTTTAATAACGCTGATGCAAACCGTAATACTAATCTAGCTGTTGCAGCCCATAAGATTAATACTATGTTATTGCCAGGAGAAGTTTTTTCACTTGCAAAACAACTAGAGCCTATTAATTATAATTCAGGATATAGGGCTTCTAAGGTAATTGTTAATGGTAGATTAGAAGATGGGATAGGTGGGGGTATATGTCAAATTGCATCAACTCTCTACAATTCCTTACTGCTTACTAACCTTGATATTACAATGAGGCAGAATCATTCCCTCCCAGTAGCTTATGTGCCCCTGGGGCGTGATGCAACTTATGCCACAAATGCCATAGATTTTAAATTTAAAAATACTACGGACTATCCATTGTTTATAGAAAGTTATTGTGAAAATAATAAAGTCTATGTGAATTTATTTGCTCATCCTTCTGTTAAATCTGAATATGAAATTAAATTTGATTCAGTTACCACAGAAGTAATTAACCCGCCAGCTCCAAAGTATATTGAAGATCCGGAGTTAGCGCAAGGGACAAAAGTTGAGGAATTAAAAGCCTTATCCGGCAAAAAAGTTAAACTTTATAAATTATATTATAAAGAGAATACACTTGTAAAAAAGGAACTTGTTAATAATAGTTATTATAGACCGCGTGGTGCAACAATTAGGGTGGGCACAAGAATTGACACACCAGTGTTTAATCCGGATAACCCCGAGCTGCCTCATACTAATGAGTCAAGTGAAAATCAGCCGCTTACACCGATAGAACCGCCTTCACAAGATCCTATTATTAATGACTCGACCCTTCTTAATCTCTTTGAAGAGATTATACACTAA
- a CDS encoding ATP-dependent helicase, whose amino-acid sequence MPLDLNESQKRAVTCSLKPTLVIAGPGSGKTHVIINRIHYMIRHLACHPSHILVVTFSKLAAREMQERFTTLYQENTSVTFGTLHSIFYRILRNANPSKYALENLLSESEKKIILQKLFMQLETDEYEDFIEEFLKHLALMKNQLISPKYYYPDGLSKEMFLKLLNHYELYKEAHQKFDFDDMLVDCYHLLCHQPNLLNLLCKRYRYILIDEFQDINLVQFEIIKLLAGDQKNIFVVGDDDQSIYKFRGAKPEFLLDFKNHFPNTQQYFLEINYRSTKNILNYSIALITSNQNRYSKQLTTPNELGIPPQLIPCKDAKDQADLILKEIIRLKNEGQRLSDMTIIYRTNIEARPIVEMLLKSLIPFCLRDGMISLYDQWITKDILGYLYLAQNTNNTDLAVKLINKPKRYISKAVIEQARHSGGNFFFNLLEIDALTAWQKNYIQQLLLDLQYLKEKSLSDAIMYIRKNIGYDQYILDYAAYRKLPPDTLFDVLDELTEASIGFKEASAWEDSLADVAKQVKEQASDRSIVKDAVTLTTMHGSKGLEFDYVFIINVIEGNIPHHKSHSESEIEEERRLLYVAITRAKKNLYLYTPSEKYAKPVSPSTFIEQIATNRLLTHIMHNKFIMHNKFGQGEILKVIDGNILEVQFGPYHIRKIDGNYCINNGIIHWEE is encoded by the coding sequence ATGCCTTTAGATTTAAATGAAAGTCAGAAACGAGCCGTTACTTGTTCTTTAAAACCTACTCTTGTTATTGCAGGACCAGGATCTGGGAAAACCCATGTTATTATTAATAGAATCCATTATATGATACGGCATTTGGCGTGTCATCCTTCTCATATTTTAGTCGTGACATTTAGTAAACTCGCAGCCAGGGAGATGCAGGAGCGTTTTACTACGCTTTATCAGGAGAATACAAGCGTAACCTTTGGCACACTGCATAGCATATTTTATAGAATTCTTAGAAATGCTAATCCTTCTAAATATGCGCTTGAAAACTTACTAAGTGAAAGTGAAAAGAAAATCATTTTACAAAAGCTATTTATGCAGTTAGAAACTGATGAATATGAAGATTTTATTGAAGAGTTTCTTAAACACCTTGCTTTAATGAAAAATCAGTTAATTAGTCCAAAATATTATTATCCTGATGGTCTATCAAAAGAAATGTTCCTTAAGCTTTTGAATCACTATGAATTATATAAGGAAGCCCATCAAAAATTTGATTTTGATGATATGTTAGTAGATTGCTATCATTTATTATGTCATCAACCTAACCTTTTAAACTTACTTTGCAAGCGGTATCGTTATATACTTATTGATGAATTTCAAGATATTAATCTTGTACAATTTGAAATTATTAAACTTCTTGCAGGAGACCAAAAAAATATTTTTGTTGTGGGTGATGATGATCAAAGTATATATAAATTCAGAGGTGCTAAACCAGAGTTTTTGCTTGACTTTAAGAATCATTTTCCTAACACACAGCAATATTTTTTAGAGATAAATTATAGATCTACAAAAAATATATTAAATTATAGTATAGCGTTAATCACATCTAATCAAAATAGATATAGTAAACAATTAACTACACCAAACGAACTAGGCATACCGCCTCAACTAATTCCATGTAAAGATGCGAAGGATCAGGCTGATCTTATACTTAAAGAAATAATTCGTTTGAAAAATGAGGGGCAAAGATTAAGTGATATGACGATTATTTATAGAACAAATATAGAAGCACGACCTATTGTAGAAATGCTTTTAAAATCACTTATTCCTTTTTGTTTAAGAGACGGTATGATAAGTTTATATGATCAATGGATTACTAAAGATATCCTAGGGTATCTTTATCTTGCTCAAAACACCAATAACACAGATCTAGCGGTTAAACTTATTAATAAACCTAAACGCTATATCAGTAAAGCTGTTATTGAACAAGCACGACATTCAGGAGGTAATTTCTTCTTTAATCTATTAGAAATAGATGCATTAACAGCATGGCAAAAAAACTATATTCAGCAACTTTTATTAGATTTACAGTATTTAAAAGAAAAATCTCTTTCAGACGCTATAATGTATATTCGCAAAAACATTGGCTATGATCAATATATCTTAGATTATGCGGCATATCGCAAACTTCCCCCTGATACATTATTTGACGTCTTAGATGAGCTAACAGAAGCCTCTATAGGTTTTAAGGAAGCATCAGCTTGGGAAGACTCTTTAGCAGATGTTGCGAAGCAAGTCAAAGAACAGGCTTCTGACAGATCTATTGTAAAAGATGCTGTTACGCTGACTACAATGCACGGCTCAAAAGGACTGGAGTTTGATTATGTGTTTATTATCAATGTTATAGAAGGGAATATTCCCCATCATAAAAGTCATAGTGAGTCAGAAATTGAAGAGGAGAGAAGATTATTATATGTTGCAATAACCCGTGCTAAAAAAAATCTATACTTATATACCCCTTCTGAAAAATATGCCAAACCTGTTAGTCCTTCGACCTTTATTGAGCAAATAGCAACTAACAGGTTATTAACACATATTATGCATAATAAGTTTATTATGCATAATAAATTTGGACAGGGTGAAATATTAAAAGTAATAGACGGTAATATTCTAGAGGTACAATTTGGACCCTATCATATACGAAAAATAGATGGTAATTACTGTATTAATAATGGTATAATACATTGGGAGGAATAG
- a CDS encoding glycosyltransferase family 4 protein, which produces MNIGIFTDTYSPQVNGVVSSILTLEKELRKQGHNVYVFTISHPQAEENSNFVYRIASLPFIFLKDHRVGILYSNRLVRKIKRLRLDIILSQTEFSLGIFAKLVSKKLSIPIVHTYHTMYEEYMHYISKGIEFSPKIARKYSKSFCNGVDGVIAPTKKTEKLLKSYGVKTQIRVIPTGIDFSPLEKSHYSREEVDALKQIFNIPLNDPVILFVGRVAKEKSIDVVIRAMSHLILKVPEAKLVIVGDGPSRLELEELSAHLNIRDAIIFTGMQPWSTIGRIYQVGDIFVSASVTETQGLTFAEAMAASLPVVAKEDESIAGLIRDDYNGKLFQTEEELAMILEELITDPKKQQILGHNAVHSVKPLSAEVFGLNACNYYSDVIEEYIEKKNQKKEKGFKKSV; this is translated from the coding sequence ATGAATATTGGTATTTTTACTGATACATATTCGCCCCAGGTAAATGGTGTTGTAAGTTCTATTCTTACACTAGAAAAAGAACTTAGAAAACAAGGACATAATGTCTATGTTTTTACAATAAGTCATCCGCAAGCGGAGGAAAATTCAAACTTCGTTTATAGAATAGCAAGTTTACCTTTTATTTTCTTAAAGGACCATCGGGTTGGCATTTTATATTCTAACCGTCTCGTGCGTAAAATCAAAAGACTGCGACTTGATATTATTCTCTCTCAGACAGAGTTTTCCTTAGGGATATTTGCAAAACTTGTTTCTAAAAAACTATCTATACCCATAGTACATACATATCATACAATGTATGAGGAGTATATGCATTATATTTCTAAGGGTATCGAGTTTTCTCCTAAAATTGCTAGAAAATATAGTAAGTCTTTTTGTAATGGTGTCGACGGCGTAATTGCGCCTACTAAAAAAACTGAGAAGCTGTTAAAAAGTTATGGGGTTAAAACACAGATACGCGTTATTCCAACAGGTATAGATTTTTCTCCTCTTGAAAAATCTCATTATTCCCGTGAAGAAGTCGATGCTTTAAAACAAATTTTTAATATTCCTCTAAATGATCCTGTCATTTTATTTGTGGGGCGTGTTGCCAAAGAAAAAAGTATAGATGTAGTGATTCGTGCAATGTCGCATCTTATTTTAAAAGTTCCTGAGGCTAAACTCGTTATTGTAGGCGATGGGCCATCTAGGCTGGAACTTGAAGAATTATCTGCTCACTTGAATATACGTGATGCCATTATATTTACAGGCATGCAGCCGTGGAGTACGATAGGCAGAATTTATCAAGTAGGTGATATTTTTGTAAGTGCATCTGTTACTGAAACACAAGGATTAACTTTTGCTGAAGCTATGGCCGCTTCTCTTCCAGTCGTCGCAAAAGAAGACGAAAGCATAGCCGGACTTATAAGAGATGATTATAATGGTAAATTATTTCAGACAGAAGAAGAATTAGCTATGATTTTAGAAGAACTTATTACTGATCCTAAAAAACAGCAAATACTTGGCCATAATGCGGTACATTCTGTAAAGCCTCTGTCGGCAGAAGTATTTGGCTTAAATGCATGTAATTATTATTCAGATGTTATTGAAGAATATATAGAGAAAAAGAATCAAAAAAAAGAAAAAGGATTTAAAAAATCAGTATAG
- the nth gene encoding endonuclease III → MKQDSQISEILKILDTHYPKNIVCYLDHETPFQLLIATILSAQCTDDRVNLVTPQLFKKYQTVEAFATASLEELEQNIKSTGFYKNKAKNIIACATKILNDFGGEVPKELDDLTSLAGVGRKTANVIRGNIYHIPSIVVDTHVKRISIRLGLTLYTDPTQIEMDLMKILPKEHWIRYNTQIIAHGRAICTARSPKCSLCMFLHVCPFGLKACLEILPNEVQIALAKGHMY, encoded by the coding sequence ATGAAACAAGACAGTCAAATTTCAGAGATATTGAAAATACTTGATACGCATTATCCTAAAAATATTGTATGTTACCTTGATCACGAAACACCTTTTCAGCTTTTGATCGCAACTATATTAAGTGCCCAATGCACAGATGATCGTGTAAATCTAGTCACACCACAATTATTTAAAAAATATCAAACTGTTGAGGCATTTGCAACTGCTTCCTTAGAAGAACTTGAGCAAAATATAAAGAGCACAGGGTTTTATAAAAACAAAGCAAAAAATATTATTGCCTGTGCCACCAAAATATTAAATGATTTTGGTGGAGAAGTACCTAAAGAGCTAGATGATCTTACAAGTCTGGCTGGGGTAGGAAGAAAAACCGCAAATGTAATACGCGGCAATATCTATCATATTCCAAGTATAGTAGTGGATACCCATGTTAAACGCATCAGTATACGCCTTGGGTTAACCCTTTATACAGATCCTACACAAATAGAGATGGATTTAATGAAAATTCTGCCCAAAGAACATTGGATTAGGTACAATACACAGATTATTGCACATGGTCGAGCAATTTGCACAGCTAGAAGCCCCAAATGCAGCCTATGCATGTTTTTACATGTATGTCCTTTTGGTCTTAAAGCCTGTTTAGAAATACTTCCAAATGAAGTACAGATAGCACTCGCTAAAGGACATATGTATTAA
- a CDS encoding B12-binding domain-containing radical SAM protein, with the protein MNVLLLALNAKYIHSSLALRSIKSYCKEYAAHINLLETTINNHENEIIKEIYNASPDIIGVSCYIWNMSLIKTLLPTLKKILPESTIILGGPEVSYDAEELLLSLDADIIMEGEGEITWKEYLDYRFKAISTIDNIKGLIYKSHGIVKRTSERPPLNLADLPFVYSNFEDTQHKIIYYEASRGCPFNCQYCLSSVNSGVRFVPLDSVKKHLQHFYDHRVKQVKFIDRTFNANKSYAMAIWDYLITHDNQYTNFHFEIAAELLDDEMLALLKHARAGLIQFEIGVQSTNPQVLDILQRKMSFDKISQVIQKVKYLGNIHQHLDLIAGLPLETYDSFKRSFNDVIALRPEQFQLGFLKVLRGSGLRRNASQYGLVYKTEPPYEILYTSAITYAEIVRLHSIEELLERYYNSGRFETILTYLFTCFSSPFDFFEKLSIYWEEKGYDLMLHNKISYYLKLIEFIKNYPSINHELSKEFIRFDYLKHEALKEVPIELQTFDYMAFKKRDNELLKNDIYMQGVAPHLAQLSSRARYRAAQIERFKYDVYTAFVKHNSHEAVLLSEPCILLFDYSHKFTRCTLLSEEL; encoded by the coding sequence GTGAACGTACTTTTACTTGCACTTAATGCAAAATATATTCATTCATCATTAGCCTTAAGATCTATTAAAAGCTACTGCAAAGAATATGCTGCTCATATTAATCTATTAGAAACAACTATTAACAACCATGAAAATGAAATAATTAAAGAAATCTATAATGCCTCTCCAGATATTATTGGTGTATCATGCTATATCTGGAATATGTCTTTAATAAAAACACTCCTGCCTACTCTAAAAAAAATATTACCAGAGAGCACTATTATACTTGGAGGACCCGAAGTATCTTATGATGCAGAAGAATTATTATTATCTTTGGATGCAGATATTATTATGGAAGGGGAAGGGGAGATTACTTGGAAGGAATACTTAGACTATCGTTTTAAGGCAATTAGCACTATAGATAATATAAAAGGTTTGATTTATAAAAGTCATGGCATCGTTAAACGCACATCCGAAAGACCGCCGCTTAATCTGGCCGATCTGCCATTTGTATATAGCAATTTTGAAGACACCCAACATAAAATAATTTACTATGAAGCCTCTAGAGGATGCCCTTTTAATTGTCAGTACTGTCTTTCTTCTGTTAACAGCGGGGTAAGGTTTGTACCGCTAGATAGTGTAAAGAAGCATTTACAGCATTTTTATGATCATCGCGTTAAACAAGTTAAATTTATAGATAGGACGTTTAATGCAAATAAATCCTATGCTATGGCCATATGGGACTACTTAATTACACATGATAATCAATATACTAATTTTCATTTTGAAATTGCGGCTGAACTTTTGGATGATGAAATGCTGGCATTACTCAAGCATGCAAGAGCAGGGCTTATACAGTTTGAAATTGGTGTACAATCTACCAATCCACAAGTGTTAGATATTTTACAACGTAAAATGTCTTTTGATAAAATAAGTCAAGTGATACAAAAGGTTAAATATTTGGGGAACATTCATCAGCACTTAGATTTAATAGCAGGCCTTCCTTTAGAAACTTATGATTCGTTTAAGCGGTCATTTAATGATGTAATAGCGCTAAGGCCAGAACAGTTTCAACTGGGTTTTCTTAAAGTTCTAAGAGGCTCTGGACTTAGAAGAAATGCTTCCCAGTATGGTTTAGTTTATAAAACTGAACCCCCTTACGAGATACTTTATACATCAGCTATAACCTATGCGGAAATAGTGCGTCTGCATAGTATAGAGGAGCTGCTTGAGAGATACTATAACAGTGGAAGATTTGAAACCATTTTAACTTATTTATTTACATGTTTCTCATCACCCTTTGATTTTTTTGAAAAACTTTCGATATATTGGGAAGAAAAAGGATATGATCTTATGCTGCATAATAAAATATCCTATTATTTAAAGCTTATTGAATTTATTAAAAACTATCCGTCTATTAACCATGAATTAAGTAAAGAATTTATTAGATTTGATTACTTAAAACATGAGGCGCTGAAAGAAGTACCAATTGAGCTTCAAACGTTTGATTATATGGCTTTTAAAAAGAGAGATAATGAGCTGTTAAAAAATGATATTTACATGCAAGGAGTTGCACCTCATCTTGCTCAGTTGTCTTCTAGAGCACGTTACAGAGCAGCGCAGATTGAACGCTTTAAATACGATGTCTATACGGCTTTTGTTAAACATAATAGTCATGAAGCAGTTCTTTTATCTGAACCTTGTATATTATTATTTGATTATTCACACAAATTTACACGTTGTACTTTATTAAGTGAGGAGTTATAA
- the gltA gene encoding NADPH-dependent glutamate synthase produces the protein MPNMSLNKVKMPEQDPHIRNKNFTEVALGYTIEQAKEEASRCLNCKQRFCVEGCPVNVPIPEFIQAILEDDLKKAYEIITAENSLPAVCGRVCPQENQCEGKCIRAKKGESVGIGRLERFVADYMIAKDTAPSDVIQKNNRKVAVVGAGPAGLTCAGELAKKGYSVTLFEALHEVGGVLMYGIPEFRLPKELVAKEIDKIVQMGVKIEKNVIVGKSITIDELMAEGFEATFVGSGAGLPNFMNIPGENLNGVYSANEFLTRSNLMRAYDYPNSPTPIYVGQKVAVIGGGNVAMDAARTAKRLGAEEVYIIYRRSEEELPARLEEIHHAKEEGIIFKLLCNPIAIYGDSGWAEKLECVEMVLGEPDASGRRKPIVKQGSNHFIPINTVIIAIGQSPNPLIRTTTPGVDVTKWGGIVVCEDTMATTKENVYAGGDVVTGAATVILAMGAGKKAAQAIHQKLTGGN, from the coding sequence ATGCCTAACATGTCTTTAAATAAAGTTAAAATGCCAGAACAAGACCCCCATATTAGAAATAAAAATTTTACTGAAGTTGCCCTGGGCTACACAATAGAACAAGCTAAAGAAGAAGCCAGTCGTTGTTTAAATTGCAAACAGCGTTTCTGTGTCGAAGGCTGTCCTGTTAATGTGCCTATTCCCGAGTTTATACAAGCTATTTTGGAGGACGACTTAAAAAAAGCTTATGAGATTATTACAGCTGAAAATTCTTTGCCTGCTGTGTGTGGCAGAGTATGTCCTCAAGAAAACCAATGTGAAGGTAAATGTATACGTGCCAAAAAAGGTGAATCTGTGGGTATTGGCAGATTAGAACGGTTTGTTGCAGACTATATGATTGCAAAAGACACGGCACCTTCTGATGTTATTCAAAAAAATAATAGAAAAGTAGCAGTAGTGGGTGCTGGCCCAGCGGGACTTACTTGTGCAGGTGAGCTTGCCAAAAAAGGATATTCTGTTACCTTATTTGAGGCGCTTCATGAGGTAGGGGGCGTGCTTATGTATGGCATACCCGAATTTAGACTGCCTAAAGAGCTTGTTGCTAAAGAAATTGATAAAATAGTACAGATGGGCGTAAAGATTGAAAAAAATGTTATAGTAGGAAAATCTATCACAATAGATGAGCTTATGGCAGAAGGATTTGAAGCCACCTTTGTAGGAAGTGGTGCAGGACTGCCTAATTTCATGAATATTCCAGGTGAAAATCTTAACGGTGTTTATTCAGCTAACGAATTTTTAACTAGATCTAATTTAATGAGAGCTTATGATTACCCCAATTCACCAACGCCTATCTATGTAGGGCAAAAGGTAGCTGTTATCGGTGGTGGAAATGTAGCGATGGATGCTGCAAGAACAGCTAAACGTCTTGGAGCAGAAGAAGTATATATTATCTATAGAAGAAGCGAAGAAGAGCTGCCTGCACGTCTAGAAGAGATTCATCATGCAAAAGAAGAAGGTATTATCTTTAAACTTTTATGTAATCCTATTGCCATATATGGTGATTCAGGATGGGCAGAAAAATTAGAATGTGTAGAAATGGTGCTTGGTGAACCAGATGCATCGGGCAGAAGAAAACCTATTGTTAAACAAGGCAGCAATCACTTTATACCTATTAATACAGTCATTATTGCTATTGGTCAAAGTCCAAATCCACTTATTCGTACAACAACACCTGGGGTTGATGTAACTAAATGGGGGGGGATCGTTGTATGTGAAGATACAATGGCTACTACAAAAGAGAATGTTTATGCTGGTGGGGATGTTGTAACAGGTGCGGCTACAGTAATATTGGCTATGGGTGCCGGAAAGAAAGCCGCTCAGGCTATTCATCAGAAGTTAACAGGCGGCAATTAG
- a CDS encoding sulfide/dihydroorotate dehydrogenase-like FAD/NAD-binding protein, producing MYKILKKEKLNNSVEKMVVFAPYVAKKCQPGQFVIVCAEEGDERIPLTIQDFDRQTQTVSIIYQVVGYSTQKIASKVEGESLAHFAGPLGLPAHLEGKKRVLGIGGGVGAAPLYPQIKQLYAQGTACDVILGGRSGEFVILHDEFKSISNVYVATNDGSLGVSGFVTDVLKDLIAQGNIYDEIIAIGPLIMMKAVVEITKPLSIPTMVSLNPVMIDGTGMCGGCRVTIGGETKFACVDGPDFDGFKVDFDECMRRQNMYKSHESHVCNIGLGGGKDA from the coding sequence GTGTACAAAATATTAAAAAAAGAAAAACTAAATAACAGTGTTGAAAAAATGGTTGTTTTTGCGCCTTATGTGGCAAAAAAGTGTCAGCCAGGTCAATTTGTTATTGTATGTGCAGAGGAAGGAGACGAAAGAATTCCCCTAACAATACAGGATTTTGACAGACAAACACAAACTGTTTCTATTATATATCAAGTTGTTGGCTATTCAACCCAAAAGATTGCCTCTAAAGTCGAAGGAGAAAGCCTAGCACATTTCGCCGGCCCTCTTGGTTTGCCGGCTCATTTAGAAGGGAAAAAGAGAGTATTAGGCATAGGAGGAGGCGTAGGTGCTGCGCCTTTGTATCCTCAAATCAAACAACTTTATGCACAAGGAACTGCCTGTGATGTCATTTTAGGAGGGCGTTCTGGCGAATTTGTCATTTTACATGATGAATTCAAGTCTATTTCAAATGTATATGTTGCAACAAATGATGGTTCTTTAGGCGTATCGGGCTTTGTAACCGATGTGCTTAAAGATCTTATCGCTCAAGGGAATATATATGACGAAATTATTGCAATTGGACCATTAATTATGATGAAAGCTGTTGTAGAAATCACTAAGCCGCTTTCTATTCCTACAATGGTATCTTTAAACCCTGTTATGATTGACGGCACAGGCATGTGTGGCGGATGCAGAGTTACTATTGGTGGTGAAACCAAGTTCGCCTGTGTAGATGGCCCGGATTTTGATGGTTTTAAAGTTGATTTTGATGAGTGTATGAGAAGACAAAATATGTATAAATCTCACGAAAGCCATGTTTGTAATATTGGACTTGGAGGTGGTAAGGATGCCTAA
- a CDS encoding HD-GYP domain-containing protein yields MQKLTLPLFECLPGMIVAESIRNMNNGVVYVSEHQELTVDIIENLRNFNCMEVSIYVNSWDTVWKIPKETFESYEGCTDTVKPLLQQIASGQNVDIESFKSIKEDILSTFKDNFKIVGCINSFKFADKYTYTHSINVALLSMLIGKWMKYGDNMIESLLLAGLLHDIGKMKIDAAILNKPEKLSESEFEEIKKHPRYAYELLQYRHDISIDVKVGILMHHERIDGSGYPYAVYNENINDIAKILAVADVYDAMMSERPYKKKHSPFDVMQLMQEGAFGKLDTKILLTFLTNVANYYVGVYVLLSTGEIGQVVAINPTCVYRPIIKVKDKYIDLFTEKAIDIIEVT; encoded by the coding sequence ATGCAGAAGTTAACTCTTCCATTATTTGAGTGTTTACCTGGCATGATTGTAGCAGAATCTATTAGAAATATGAATAACGGTGTTGTTTATGTTTCAGAACATCAAGAATTAACTGTAGATATTATTGAAAATTTAAGAAATTTTAATTGTATGGAAGTGTCGATATATGTCAATTCATGGGATACTGTTTGGAAAATTCCAAAAGAAACTTTTGAGTCCTATGAGGGTTGTACAGATACAGTTAAACCGCTTCTTCAACAAATTGCATCAGGACAAAATGTAGATATTGAATCTTTTAAATCAATCAAAGAAGATATCCTCAGTACTTTTAAGGATAATTTTAAAATTGTAGGTTGTATTAACTCATTTAAATTCGCAGATAAATATACGTATACACATAGTATCAATGTTGCTTTACTTAGTATGCTTATAGGTAAATGGATGAAATATGGTGATAATATGATAGAGTCTTTGTTGCTTGCAGGCTTATTACACGATATTGGTAAAATGAAAATAGATGCTGCTATACTCAATAAACCTGAAAAATTATCTGAGAGCGAGTTCGAAGAGATTAAAAAACATCCACGTTATGCCTACGAACTCCTACAGTATCGCCATGACATTAGTATAGACGTTAAAGTTGGCATACTCATGCATCATGAAAGAATTGATGGTTCAGGCTATCCTTATGCTGTCTATAACGAAAATATTAATGACATTGCTAAAATATTAGCAGTTGCGGATGTTTATGATGCAATGATGTCTGAAAGACCTTATAAAAAGAAGCACTCACCTTTTGATGTAATGCAGCTTATGCAAGAAGGGGCATTTGGAAAGCTTGATACTAAAATACTGCTTACTTTCTTAACAAATGTTGCCAATTATTATGTTGGCGTATATGTATTATTAAGTACAGGTGAAATTGGACAGGTTGTAGCTATTAACCCGACGTGTGTATATCGACCAATTATTAAGGTAAAAGATAAGTATATTGATTTATTTACGGAAAAGGCAATTGATATTATAGAGGTGACATAA